A single genomic interval of Dromiciops gliroides isolate mDroGli1 chromosome 1, mDroGli1.pri, whole genome shotgun sequence harbors:
- the ZNF689 gene encoding zinc finger protein 689 isoform X1, translating into MSAAGPEPGPGARAPVSFADVAVYFSPDEWGRLRSAQRALYRDVMQETYGHLGALGFPGPKPALISWIEREPEAWGPDARDPEEKGNTPREDCPAASGKQNKKRWREGSGFQETQESVKEVPHAFPQGDGGTLHQYMPNLKRPYPCPECGRHFAFPSLLDSHLRVHSGERPFVCAKCGARFSQRKNLIQHQLVHTGEKPFLCPDCGHCFRQSGSLAIHQRTHTGEKPYSCPDCGRCFAYPSLLVSHLRVHTGERPYACTHCGARFSQRNNLVQHQLLHTGEKPYPCPDCGRCFRQSGSLAIHRRAHTGDKPHPCSDCGRRFAYPSLLVIHQRTHTGEKPYSCPDCGRRFAYPSLLVSHQHVHSGERPYPCVQCGARFARRENLVQHQLIHTGEKPYSCSDCGRRFRQSGSLAIHRRKHTGEKPYPCPECGVCFTYSSLLVSHRRIHSDERPFPCTECGKCFKRKYALEAHQWVHRSGTEKRQSGRSVLPQASVNRVQEPPVYFRPGALSTEPPQNTQEAFSEAGQTGG; encoded by the exons ATGAGCGCTGCCGGGCCCGAGCCCGGGCCGGGGGCGAGGGCCCCAGTGAGCTTCGCCGATGTGGCCGTGTACTTCTCCCCGGACGAGTGGGGACGGCTGCGCTCCGCGCAGAGGGCCCTCTACAGGGACGTCATGCAGGAGACCTACGGCCACCTGGGCGCTCTGG GTTTCCCAGGCCCCAAACCCGCCCTCATCTCCTGGATAGAGCGAGAGCCAGAGGCCTGGGGTCCGGATGCCCGGGACCCCGAGGAGAAAGGGAACACCCCGAGGGAAGACTGCCCAG CAGCATCTGGAAAACAGAATAAGAagaggtggagagaagggagtggaTTCCAAGAAACTCAAGAGTCTGTAAAAGAGGTACCACATGCTTTCCCCCAGGGTGATGGAGGCACACTCCACCAGTATATGCCCAATCTGAAGAGGCCCTACCCTTGCCCTGAATGTGGACGacattttgcatttccttctctactggaCAGTCACTTGCGTGTGCACTCTGGGGAACGTCCTTTTGTCTGTGCAAAATGTGGGGCTCGGTTTTCACAACGGAAAAACCTCATCCAACACCAGCTTGTCCATACAGGAGAGAAGCCCTTTCTGTGCCCAGACTGTGGGCACTGTTTCCGGCAAAGTGGGTCCCTGGCCATCCACCAGCGCACACACACAGGTGAAAAGCCCTACTCCTGTCCTGACTGTGGGCGCTGCTTTGCCTATCCCTCCCTGCTCGTTAGCCACCTACGGGTGCATACAGGAGAACGACCCTATGCCTGCACCCACTGTGGAGCCAGATTTTCCCAAAGGAATAACCTTGTCCAGCACCAGCTCCTCCACACAGGTGAGAAGCCCTATCCCTGTCCTGACTGTGGGCGATGTTTCCGGCAAAGTGGATCCCTGGCAATACACCGTCGGGCACACACGGGTGATAAACCGCACCCCTGTTCTGACTGTGGGCGCCGATTTGCTTATCCTTCCCTCTTGGTGATCCACCAACGAACCCACACAGGTGAGAAACCATACTCCTGCCCTGACTGTGGACGCCGCTTTGCCTATCCCTCCCTATTGGTCAGCCACCAGCATGTGCACTCTGGTGAACGTCCTTACCCCTGTGTACAGTGTGGGGCACGGTTTGCCCGCCGGGAGAATCTTGTCCAGCACCAACTCATTCACACGGGTGAGAAGCCATATTCCTGTTCTGACTGTGGGCGCCGCTTTCGGCAGAGTGGCTCCCTAGCCATCCATCGTCGTAAACACACAGGAGAGAAACCCTACCCATGTCCTGAATGTGGGGTCTGTTTCACCTATTCCTCTCTACTGGTCAGCCACCGGAGGATTCATTCTGATGAGCGCCCCTTCCCCTGCACTGAGTGTGGGAAATGTTTTAAGAGGAAGTATGCTCTTGAAGCACACCAGTGGGTCCACCGGTCTGGCACTGAGAAGAGGCAGAGTGGGAGAAGTGTTCTTCCTCAAGCTTCTGTGAACAGGGTCCAGGAGCCCCCAGTGTATTTCCG
- the ZNF689 gene encoding zinc finger protein 689 isoform X2, whose product MSAAGPEPGPGARAPVSFADVAVYFSPDEWGRLRSAQRALYRDVMQETYGHLGALGFPGPKPALISWIEREPEAWGPDARDPEEKGNTPREDCPAASGKQNKKRWREGSGFQETQESVKEVPHAFPQGDGGTLHQYMPNLKRPYPCPECGRHFAFPSLLDSHLRVHSGERPFVCAKCGARFSQRKNLIQHQLVHTGEKPFLCPDCGHCFRQSGSLAIHQRTHTGEKPYSCPDCGRCFAYPSLLVSHLRVHTGERPYACTHCGARFSQRNNLVQHQLLHTGEKPYPCPDCGRCFRQSGSLAIHRRAHTGDKPHPCSDCGRRFAYPSLLVIHQRTHTGEKPYSCPDCGRRFAYPSLLVSHQHVHSGERPYPCVQCGARFARRENLVQHQLIHTGEKPYSCSDCGRRFRQSGSLAIHRRKHTGEKPYPCPECGVCFTYSSLLVSHRRIHSDERPFPCTECGKCFKRKYALEAHQWVHRSGTEKRQSGRSVLPQASVNRVQEPPVYFRYYPDIFQECG is encoded by the exons ATGAGCGCTGCCGGGCCCGAGCCCGGGCCGGGGGCGAGGGCCCCAGTGAGCTTCGCCGATGTGGCCGTGTACTTCTCCCCGGACGAGTGGGGACGGCTGCGCTCCGCGCAGAGGGCCCTCTACAGGGACGTCATGCAGGAGACCTACGGCCACCTGGGCGCTCTGG GTTTCCCAGGCCCCAAACCCGCCCTCATCTCCTGGATAGAGCGAGAGCCAGAGGCCTGGGGTCCGGATGCCCGGGACCCCGAGGAGAAAGGGAACACCCCGAGGGAAGACTGCCCAG CAGCATCTGGAAAACAGAATAAGAagaggtggagagaagggagtggaTTCCAAGAAACTCAAGAGTCTGTAAAAGAGGTACCACATGCTTTCCCCCAGGGTGATGGAGGCACACTCCACCAGTATATGCCCAATCTGAAGAGGCCCTACCCTTGCCCTGAATGTGGACGacattttgcatttccttctctactggaCAGTCACTTGCGTGTGCACTCTGGGGAACGTCCTTTTGTCTGTGCAAAATGTGGGGCTCGGTTTTCACAACGGAAAAACCTCATCCAACACCAGCTTGTCCATACAGGAGAGAAGCCCTTTCTGTGCCCAGACTGTGGGCACTGTTTCCGGCAAAGTGGGTCCCTGGCCATCCACCAGCGCACACACACAGGTGAAAAGCCCTACTCCTGTCCTGACTGTGGGCGCTGCTTTGCCTATCCCTCCCTGCTCGTTAGCCACCTACGGGTGCATACAGGAGAACGACCCTATGCCTGCACCCACTGTGGAGCCAGATTTTCCCAAAGGAATAACCTTGTCCAGCACCAGCTCCTCCACACAGGTGAGAAGCCCTATCCCTGTCCTGACTGTGGGCGATGTTTCCGGCAAAGTGGATCCCTGGCAATACACCGTCGGGCACACACGGGTGATAAACCGCACCCCTGTTCTGACTGTGGGCGCCGATTTGCTTATCCTTCCCTCTTGGTGATCCACCAACGAACCCACACAGGTGAGAAACCATACTCCTGCCCTGACTGTGGACGCCGCTTTGCCTATCCCTCCCTATTGGTCAGCCACCAGCATGTGCACTCTGGTGAACGTCCTTACCCCTGTGTACAGTGTGGGGCACGGTTTGCCCGCCGGGAGAATCTTGTCCAGCACCAACTCATTCACACGGGTGAGAAGCCATATTCCTGTTCTGACTGTGGGCGCCGCTTTCGGCAGAGTGGCTCCCTAGCCATCCATCGTCGTAAACACACAGGAGAGAAACCCTACCCATGTCCTGAATGTGGGGTCTGTTTCACCTATTCCTCTCTACTGGTCAGCCACCGGAGGATTCATTCTGATGAGCGCCCCTTCCCCTGCACTGAGTGTGGGAAATGTTTTAAGAGGAAGTATGCTCTTGAAGCACACCAGTGGGTCCACCGGTCTGGCACTGAGAAGAGGCAGAGTGGGAGAAGTGTTCTTCCTCAAGCTTCTGTGAACAGGGTCCAGGAGCCCCCAGTGTATTTCCGGTACTACCCAGATATATTCCAGGAGTGTGGGTGA